The Clostridia bacterium genome window below encodes:
- a CDS encoding polysaccharide biosynthesis protein, translating to MKASDSLTYNTIILTTAGLINRILGFGFRIIIVRLLGPEIVGLYEQVFSAFTVVLVLSTAGLPTGIAKIVAQETALGHSRRAWHSFLVATVLVSVSSLLLTVPCIMFNRLLTQVFADSRVSLALLIACIAVPVVAASSCVRALFQGLNNMIVPVLAQISEQVLRIIVSLYLALQLGVLGPSLAAAGLAIGLLIGEASGLVLMLLLGHGEIAKLYRTAKPTLNSSSHGVVGQLLSFAAPVGLVKIIASILLLAQSIIIPWRLQACGLSGAESIQLFGQLSGAALVLINLPSVLTFAMSTALLSGISKTAASGRSTLLRARITEAVRLTMIIGLPVAAFLFFAADPLCDVVFRLPQAGTLLQLLAPAAPFFYLEHVTGAILEGLGAVRPVLANRLAGYGITLIGLYTLTSLPGLGIHGSAVSISMGWLVIALLDLTILHQMDHAPNWHLLAIKPLIATFGTATAIYAARQLLSPATVDLFLFLAITSVAAITIYCGILVLLGELTWDDLRRIPGLNHLPIPR from the coding sequence ATGAAGGCGTCTGATTCTCTTACTTACAATACCATCATTCTAACTACCGCAGGCTTGATAAACCGCATTCTAGGGTTCGGATTTAGAATTATAATTGTCCGACTGCTTGGCCCAGAGATAGTAGGCCTCTATGAGCAAGTTTTTTCAGCATTTACGGTAGTTTTGGTACTTAGTACAGCTGGGTTACCCACTGGTATTGCCAAGATAGTGGCCCAAGAGACCGCATTGGGTCATTCCCGCCGAGCATGGCATTCCTTTTTGGTTGCCACAGTTTTGGTATCAGTGTCAAGCTTACTCCTGACTGTCCCTTGTATCATGTTCAACCGACTTCTAACTCAGGTTTTTGCTGACTCTCGAGTGAGCCTCGCATTACTAATAGCTTGCATTGCCGTTCCGGTGGTAGCAGCTTCTTCCTGCGTTCGCGCTTTGTTTCAGGGCCTAAACAATATGATTGTTCCTGTGCTTGCTCAAATCAGTGAACAAGTTCTCCGCATCATCGTGTCCCTTTACTTAGCTCTCCAGTTAGGGGTATTAGGGCCCAGCCTTGCGGCTGCAGGGCTAGCAATCGGTCTTCTGATTGGAGAAGCTTCTGGCCTAGTCTTGATGTTATTACTAGGTCACGGTGAAATAGCTAAGCTCTATCGCACAGCTAAACCTACCCTTAATAGTTCCTCGCACGGGGTGGTTGGACAATTACTATCCTTTGCTGCACCAGTCGGGCTAGTCAAAATCATCGCCTCAATCCTTTTACTGGCCCAGTCAATCATCATCCCTTGGCGTTTACAGGCTTGCGGCCTTTCTGGCGCTGAGTCGATTCAGCTTTTTGGACAGCTTTCAGGAGCTGCCTTGGTCTTGATCAATCTCCCTTCAGTATTAACATTTGCTATGTCCACTGCTTTGCTCTCTGGCATTTCCAAGACCGCGGCTTCAGGCCGCTCTACATTGCTCCGAGCTCGCATTACCGAAGCGGTTAGGCTTACCATGATCATAGGTCTACCCGTAGCCGCTTTCCTCTTCTTTGCTGCTGACCCGCTGTGCGACGTGGTTTTTCGCTTGCCCCAAGCTGGCACTTTGCTCCAGCTACTGGCGCCTGCTGCACCCTTTTTCTATTTGGAACATGTTACAGGTGCAATTCTTGAAGGGCTTGGAGCGGTTCGACCCGTGCTTGCTAACCGCCTGGCTGGTTATGGTATAACCCTTATAGGACTGTATACACTTACCTCTTTGCCAGGATTAGGGATACATGGCTCCGCCGTTTCCATAAGTATGGGCTGGTTAGTTATTGCCCTCCTGGATCTCACAATCCTGCACCAGATGGATCACGCACCGAACTGGCACTTGCTGGCTATTAAGCCCCTGATTGCCACCTTCGGCACAGCCACAGCAATTTATGCCGCAAGGCAGCTGTTGTCACCCGCCACCGTTGATTTGTTTCTTTTTCTTGCCATTACTTCAGTGGCGGCCATAACCATCTACTGTGGTATACTAGTGCTGTTGGGTGAACTTACGTGGGACGATCTACGGCGCATTCCCGGCCTGAACCACCTACCCATCCCCAGATAG